The Juglans microcarpa x Juglans regia isolate MS1-56 chromosome 8D, Jm3101_v1.0, whole genome shotgun sequence genomic sequence AGCCAACCATGAGCAGCCCTCAATGCAGCTCCGAGGGAAGCCGAATCTGtaacaaagaaagaagattCAGAGGTTTCTCCATCAGGCACAGCTcaagataaaagaaagagatattATTTTAGGGAAGAAAAAGGCCACTTTGAAACTTACAAAAGGCACTACCCGACTTGTTTAGACTGGGATATTGAAGGAGCAAGATGTTTGATGTTTTTACTAATGTTTTTTTCATTGCATAACCAGAACATGTCTCTGTTTAGTTTTCTAATTATAACTATTAGAGATGGGAAATGACACGATAAGATGTACACTTCCTTACCAGGTCTCTCAACTGTATAGACATCACAGCCAAAAATGGAAGCTATTGAGCTAAGGATCTTTTGATTGGTCGACGCTCCCCCAGTGGCTATTATTCGTCTTGGAGGAGAAGGCATCCCAAATCTTTCTGCATGAGCTCTCATTGAGAGGAACTGACCTTCAATTAATGCCCGAACCTGTAAATGGATTGACTTTTGTTCATCAAGAGTCCATGTAGGATCTCATCTGCTTAAGTCAACAATCAATATTCAATTACTAACCTCAGATGGAGGATCAAATTCCTCAACTTCCTTCTCATTCAGGCTCTCCAAAGTGTTTTCTGAGAAATTTTCCAGAACATAGCGATGGAAACCAACTGGagcataaaaaattgtaaactgTCAAAATTACATAAAACTATCCAACCAGTCACTGGGATCCTCATTGGCCTATTTGGGAGATCCGAAACTACCATCAGTTTAACCAGTTGTTCTCCAATAGTATCAGGTGGTCGAAAACACTTGATGGTGGATCTTAGTGCTTGTAATGCATTTCAAATGTTAAGCACAACTATCGCTTATGAAAAACCATCCCAAAATTCGGGGAAATTCAGCAGGATGGGTAATGATacacataaaatcttttttgcAACTCTTTTACAACTTAGTTTAAATGGAAAGTGATAATGTAAACTTCCAACAGGATAGGCATATAGAAAAAGCGCAATGCTACACACCACATCCCCCTCttactttcatcccactatatAAAATGTGGCACTTTTATCCCccttggatcattttttttaaaagaaaaattcaaaggtTAGCAGACAATGTCTACTCATCATAGTGGGATAGATGTGAGATAGGAGTGTGGTATGTAGAACTTTCCATTGAAAAAACATGCCTGGCCCCAGTCCAAATCTTACCTGGGAGGGGAGGAAGAATTTCATGCTCCTTGTAGTAGAAACCCATCTTTccacctattcataaactaaaatgagGAAAGAAACAAAGCAATAAACAATTGACTGCAAATAACTACAAAAGGAACGTAGTAACAAACCATTTAAAGGTGGAGTTTGCTCCAGAAATTTATTGAACACTTCCCAAGACTTCTCTGCATAGTGGTTGCGGATATCTGACATCAAGATATGGGTCacataagagaaaaataatatggCTGAACTGGAACCCATGGGAATATGTATCAGACAACATGGTACCTTCACGAGTAAGAGACCCATTCTTGTAGACCAACATTACCATGTAATTTTCAGGGTCCACTGGATTGGGGAAAACATGTCCTTCCAGTCTAGGTTGAGGCTCAGTGGTAATCCCAAAGACCTGAGCAATAAACATGGCCGAATTAAAGCTAAAGCCAACTGTATATATACAGATAAAAACAGCAGGTTCAGTACTatccaaaagaaattaatattgagtttcagctaattatttatgttatgcAATATTGAAACTAATCAAGCACCTAATGATGATGGTATGTATCTCCATTTAAGGAAATGTTTCTGCCATCGTCGCTTGTGGTCTAAAGATAACAAAGTCCACAGTTTCTCTTACAAATACACAGACCAAACAATAAGTTCATATGTTTAACttacagaaaacaaaaatgtttaACTTACAGTGTCACTAGTGCCAAGACTGATTGCCAAATCCCCTGGAGTATTTAGGGTTAAACCTGCAGGTCCACAGTGCtcttagatgataaaaaattaatgaaattggAGACGACTGCAAGCCATGATTAGAAGAGCAAAGGAAGGGggtgagggggggggggggggggatgtgAAGCTAAATCTTTTCAGTAATGATTAGAACCTttttaataacaacataaatGAAAAACTAGTAGCGCAGAACCATTAGTAGATGCTAAGgtataaataaaacaaagaatgctttcttttacattttcacTTCATCTCTAGTAAATGCCCTACTTTGAATGTGTTAAAGGGTATACGGGGAAGGAGTTTTTGGtaggataaaaaataatgttgcaACAGAAAAGAGAGTACTCTCATTTTACAAAATGTAGCTTCAAAAGAATGTTTGCAAGTACAGATGGGCCCTGATTTATGCGtctttatttacaaaaactGGTATGCCCCGGACAATGCAATTTATACCACGACTTTCGCTCTGATAGCCATTGATGCATTGATTTCCTATTATGTACAAAATTTCAATAGGTGTTGTAACACTAAATTGGAGACATGAATGCATTGGATGCTGACATTGTGCATGCTTAATTGTTTCTTGTCACCGGGAGATCTGACATACATTGCCATTAGCCAAGAGATTACTGAAGGCCAAACTTAGATTAAAATTTTACAGAAAgaactctttatcttcttctttagttTTAAGCTACCTCCTTTACCCACCTAACATGCATCACATGCATTGATATACTGCTAGAGAACAggctcaaaaaataatatagattaaaaaagttaattcaaatCTTCTACGAAGTCTTAAATATTGAGAAACTGACTCAACATCTATGAATGTTTTGCTGTTCAATTACCGTGTAAAGAAAAGGCTTCATACGTTAAAACCATCACTTTTCTAAGACAGTGAAATTTTAACTTTGCTAAAGAGAACATTTAAAGAGGCATTCTCACTGATTAACTATTTAGAGACTGATGGTACAATTTCATGGCACAGAGAAATTCGATGGTCACaatcaaaatatttctaaaGCTGTTTAAGATAAATTTACTACAAACAATTATTGCAAGGCATTTTGTGGAACATACCGCACATacaaaaacataacaaatataagaataactaacaaataaatatgataatagaAGTTGGGATGAGAAAGGATCATGCACCTGCCAGGCTGTTTGGGTTGTCCCCAGACCACTGAATAACCAAGCAATTTTTATTGAAGTGGAACCTGAAAACAGATGAATTTGAATTCTAGACGTCAACTAAAATATGTTACAGCAAGATGCATGTGTCTTGTATATACCTACATGCACATGCAAATCCCAGGGTACTTCTCAATCCAAGGTCTGATAATGTGATCATATGCAGATGCCACTCTTTGGTTATATTAAAATTCGATAGGCACTAATCTTTGTTTTGAATTTACATGTTTTTAATGAATAGAAACAGTTAACAAAGATAGCATTTCACGGCCAATATTAAATACCTCAATGCAGTCATCAAATACTTAAAGCTCAGCAAAGCAAACACTATGGCATTTAAAGAGAATCAAATGCTTGGTTAATTAATAAAGATGTATGTatccctaacctctccacaaagTATGAAGCAATATAACCAGCAACGGCATGGGCAGGGGCTAATTTCCCAAGTTTTTCCTCCAAACTAGGGGCAGTGGCCtgtaattatataaagaattcAATGAACATTAATCAAACTATGATCGCAATTTTTTAAAACGTGGCAACATCAATTCCAGAATAATCACGGCTTGGTCATAAACAAGGGTGTCCCCAAATATTACAAACCTCTAAAACTATGTTAGACCAGGTCCTTTGCTTAATGTCCATCAAGTTCATCCCTGCACCATCAGTCTCATCAATGGAAGCATAAGTGCCAATAAGAAGAGACGCCATAAAAGAGCTAACAAGGGAGATCCTCTCGGTATCATGATAAACTTCCGGCTGCATTTCAAATATCTTCTTAATCTGTGGACCGGTGTATCTTTCATGTGCACGCGACCCAGTAAGTCGAGCTAACTCCAATGCCCCACCAACAGCTTTCTCAATCTCTCTACATTGAGCCGTAGTGCTGCTGTCCATCCATATTGGCGATTCCTTTATAGAAAAGGCAGTGCTAAGCTGTTCCACCAATGTCTTCTTGGGATCCAATGAAGAAAACATTGCAGAACTGCCATTTTTCCAGTACACGCTACCATGTTGCTGTCCACTGCCAGAAACAGCAGCgactttcccaaaatccaattttttcGAGAGTTTTTGAAGCATGAGATCCAAAGCTTCCACCCACATTAATGTGGGTGAGACAATTCTGCCATTAATGGAGGGGTCCCGGAAAACCCCATCTCTGGTCTGGTAATGGGGCAAATCAGTGTCAAAATGGACCAGCTCTGAAGTAAAAATGTTGAGATTGGAGTCCAATACAGTTCCCTTCAAGGacctttgagaaaaaaaaaaaaaaaaaattatttcattcaaCTCAGATTACAAACATTCCAATCTCACacatataattatcataaatacaaattaaaataattgtaccCCGAGATAAGCCCCTGATCAATAACAGTTCAATCCCATTATATGAAAGAATTCCaaaccaaatatgataaaagtataaaaaaaaaaaaaaaaaacacccattAACATAAAAAGACACCAAGTCCTTCAAATAGCGATCTGGGTACTTTTGATttgcatattataattaaaaaaaaaaaaaaaaagaagaaggaagaaacaGAAGAATAACGAGTAAATTGTGGCTTACTGAGTAGAACTGTCAAATCCGAGAAAATATGAATCTTGAGGGAGAGACGAGTCCATTGCAGCAACACTCTGCTCCAAGTCGCTTTCAAAGAAACGCAGAGGGGAGAAGTAATTACCGGCGACTGACAATATGGAAACTccttgaaaaatattcattttctctttctgtacagtaaatgtaaatatatagacattaaataatagatttctttttaaaaaaaacattaaaggcaacatttaaaaaaaaaaaaaaaaaaaaacattaaacgCTAGATTTTTTACGTATATGATAAGAGAAAActgaaaatacaaaagaataaaGTTTATCTTCCTTACGTAACCGAGTTTTTTACATTTATCCTATCCTCATCTCTCTGTTGAGAGAAATGTGGCAACAACTCTGATAGGCCAGTCTCAGGGCAGCGGCTTGGAGTATTGGTCTGTGGGAAAAAGGGGgaagtaaaaaataaagtttcggAGGGCCTGGGCACGATGGGCTGAGTCATTACACtcacaaattgaaaaatatcaCATACCCTACACTAGACTAAtactttataaaagtaaatagattcagattgtgtttagatgttgagttgagttgagttgagttgagttgagttgagttgagataagtagagttatttataaataatagtgagttgagatagtggaGTAAGTTTTGTAAAgccacttaaaatgagtttagatgtatttgaatgttaaaatgagtttaaatatatttatacaaatttgaaaaaagttaggAGTCccgtataaagagattttgaattgagatgagtttagtagtTTAAGTATtgagtgtttaaatattaaactcacgttaaaattaaattgaactgAGTTAATCTCAGTACAACCTGACAACCAAATAGGGCCTCATGGTTAATctgttgaattttttaataacttaCCAATATATAAAGATGacttttgattatgtttggccCAAATTTAATCTTGTCCTTTTCAATTATATATCCATcgaatacatataaaaatagtcttttcaaaataagaagaaattgCCCAAATCTTCTGCATTCGAAGAACTTCGTGAAAACTTAGGGTTAGTTTGTTAGAATACtctactactatttattattttattattaatttttatttactttttattactattcactactattatttactattcaatattatatcattactttttcattacatTTTCACTACTGTTTATAGAATATCTAAGATCATCTTACTACCCAAATGCAAACTAAACCTATCACTATGTTCTTGAAATATCAAAGGCAGTAATTGGGTAGATAGAAGATTGCCGTGCAAAAACTTGCATCAGAATCTAGCACTTCTGTGGGGGTTCTCTCTAGCTTTTCTATGGGGACTAGCAATCTTGGTGTGCTCACTTTACACGTACTGTTTGAAAATAATACCTTGGTATTTTGTGGGGGTGAACCCAACTCCTCTCATTTGAGGCCCTCTTTCCATGCGTTGAAGCTGTTTCTTGgttgaaaatgaatttgaacAAGTCAAAGTTGGTTCTCATGGGTATTGTTTCTAATATCTTCTTAGCATATTGGATAATTTGATCTTCCTTATCATCAATGGCGAAGACTTGCTACAACACAACAGGCCTCTCATCATTAGGCCAATCTCAATCAAGATTATCTTCAGCAAGCCTCCTCCCCCTCAGAGGCTTCTTCTCTCCAACTAGTTCATCTAATTTAAGAAGCCTAAGATCTATTTGATCTAGATCTTTCAGATTATGATCTTCAAATTGTATCATAAGAAAAATGTGAACTCTTCAATTATCCAAGAGCTTTCACTATTCCAAAAGACGCAACAAGACAAAAGAATCTCATCAATTATTGTTGTCTTCCAACCGACACAATAAGACAAATAACTTTCGTCTAGAGGAATCATCATTATTAACTTTTATTGTTTCAGCTAGCACACAAGACAAACGGCCTCGTCAATTATCATTACAGCCGAACATATCAAGACAAATGGCCCTATCAATTATCATTTCAGCTTACGCATCAATTatccttatttaaaaaaaaaaaaaaaaaagatcaattaCCCTTACTGTATATTTTTACTGTTTGGATGTCTATAAAAGGGACTCAAGGATCGGAGGAAAGACATTCAGAAAAATCATTCTTCTCATGATCTTACCCTCCCTCTTCCTTTGCGAAAAATAAATCTTCTCCTTTATAATGTCTTGTTAATGTATTTCGCTACCACTACtcttgagaattaatctccttgtaaatATGCTTTCAATAATATCAAGTACTTAATGATTAATTCCTGGTTTATTATACATTATCTATAAGTATGTTTTCAATAATATCAAAGTTGCTTATTTCCTGGTTTATTCTACATTTTGgtatcaaataaatataaaagtaatttttttcaattatatatggACTGCAGTGTTGAACTGATTCTAATCCTTGAGCTGATTGGAAtccttgaatattttttaaggcCAAAGTTCCTTGCAGGCCACAGTTTCGCCTCTTGGCTATAGGTGACATGATACAAAATGTTTCAAATAATCACCTCCCTCAACTTATATGAGATGAACAGCTGTGTTTGGGAAGTTGAGAAgtctcaaactattttactactattcatgaACAGTTCACTatcattcacaaactatttattacttttttactactattcacagagtATCTTAGATCACCTCAGCAAAAGACAAATTTTGGTACCATTTCCCCCAAATTGTTTGACCTCTTTATGCTGGTATTCTTGGGTGATTCTTGAGATCCTCCACTCTTGATGTGCAAGTCTCTTATCCttcaagaaaaacaattaaGTTGTCCATTAAGAAGGATTACAAAAAGATGGTCTTATACCAAACTTTATTATAGTTAATGAAGGACCCGTTCTTAATTCGCTGGTTCACTATAAAATAAGCCGTATCTAAGTTCACTATAAAATAAGCTGTATCTAAGAGAGACTGAGTCAAAAGCATAATCACTAGTAGGAATCTAACCCTCTC encodes the following:
- the LOC121242530 gene encoding xylulose kinase 2 isoform X2 — translated: MNIFQGVSILSVAGNYFSPLRFFESDLEQSVAAMDSSLPQDSYFLGFDSSTQSLKGTVLDSNLNIFTSELVHFDTDLPHYQTRDGVFRDPSINGRIVSPTLMWVEALDLMLQKLSKKLDFGKVAAVSGSGQQHGSVYWKNGSSAMFSSLDPKKTLVEQLSTAFSIKESPIWMDSSTTAQCREIEKAVGGALELARLTGSRAHERYTGPQIKKIFEMQPEVYHDTERISLVSSFMASLLIGTYASIDETDGAGMNLMDIKQRTWSNIVLEATAPSLEEKLGKLAPAHAVAGYIASYFVERFHFNKNCLVIQWSGDNPNSLAGLTLNTPGDLAISLGTSDTVFGITTEPQPRLEGHVFPNPVDPENYMVMLVYKNGSLTREDIRNHYAEKSWEVFNKFLEQTPPLNGGKMGFYYKEHEILPPLPVGFHRYVLENFSENTLESLNEKEVEEFDPPSEVRALIEGQFLSMRAHAERFGMPSPPRRIIATGGASTNQKILSSIASIFGCDVYTVERPDSASLGAALRAAHGWLCKKGGFVPISSMYEDKLDKTSLRCKLAVSAADQQLVCKYASFMKKRMEIENRLVQKLGRF
- the LOC121242530 gene encoding xylulose kinase 2 isoform X1; translation: MFFLKRNLLFNVYIFTFTVQKEKMNIFQGVSILSVAGNYFSPLRFFESDLEQSVAAMDSSLPQDSYFLGFDSSTQSLKGTVLDSNLNIFTSELVHFDTDLPHYQTRDGVFRDPSINGRIVSPTLMWVEALDLMLQKLSKKLDFGKVAAVSGSGQQHGSVYWKNGSSAMFSSLDPKKTLVEQLSTAFSIKESPIWMDSSTTAQCREIEKAVGGALELARLTGSRAHERYTGPQIKKIFEMQPEVYHDTERISLVSSFMASLLIGTYASIDETDGAGMNLMDIKQRTWSNIVLEATAPSLEEKLGKLAPAHAVAGYIASYFVERFHFNKNCLVIQWSGDNPNSLAGLTLNTPGDLAISLGTSDTVFGITTEPQPRLEGHVFPNPVDPENYMVMLVYKNGSLTREDIRNHYAEKSWEVFNKFLEQTPPLNGGKMGFYYKEHEILPPLPVGFHRYVLENFSENTLESLNEKEVEEFDPPSEVRALIEGQFLSMRAHAERFGMPSPPRRIIATGGASTNQKILSSIASIFGCDVYTVERPDSASLGAALRAAHGWLCKKGGFVPISSMYEDKLDKTSLRCKLAVSAADQQLVCKYASFMKKRMEIENRLVQKLGRF